The genomic window TGATTTTCCTCACCAGAATTCTACTGTTACTACTCCTGCCTCCATTCTTCATGATCTTCAATCCGATTTTATCCCTCAACAAATTCGCCAGTATCAATTAAAAGACATCAGCATGATCACAATTTTTGATGACGAATATCCAGAATTATTAAAAGAAATTTATCAGCCGCCTTGGGTTCTCTATGGGAAAGGTGATCTATCATTGCTGAAAAATCATCTGCATTTAGCGGTAGTAGGCTCAAGGCAGTATAATCACTATGGAGAAGATGCCATTCATAGTTTTTTTCCTAAATTAATTGAAAATAAATTTGTGATTGTAAGCGGATTGGCAGCAGGAATTGATAAGATTGCCCACGAAACTGCCATTCATTTAAAGGGAAAAACGATCGGTGTTATTGCGGGTGGCTTGTACCACGTTTATCCGCAGGAGAGTAGAAAGCTTTCTGTTGAAATGATGAAAAACCATTTAATCATATCAGAGTATCCGCCTGATACAAGACCAGTGAAATGGCAATTTCCTATGAGGAACAGAATCATAAGCGGAATCTGTAAAGGAACCTTTGTTGTCCAAGCAAAAAGTAAGAGTGGCTCATTAATTACAGCTAACTATGCAGTCCAAGAAGGAAGGGAAGTATTTGCTCTTCCTGGTAATGTCTTTAGTCCCTATTGTGCTGGGACGAATGAACTGATTCAGCAAGGAGCGAAGCTTGTCAAATCTTCAGAAGATATAATAGAAGAATT from Bacillus sp. DTU_2020_1000418_1_SI_GHA_SEK_038 includes these protein-coding regions:
- the dprA gene encoding DNA-processing protein DprA; this translates as MEDFKFKLIHLHHCRGIGWKTILNILKADPGLKQLYNLSVNDFPHQNSTVTTPASILHDLQSDFIPQQIRQYQLKDISMITIFDDEYPELLKEIYQPPWVLYGKGDLSLLKNHLHLAVVGSRQYNHYGEDAIHSFFPKLIENKFVIVSGLAAGIDKIAHETAIHLKGKTIGVIAGGLYHVYPQESRKLSVEMMKNHLIISEYPPDTRPVKWQFPMRNRIISGICKGTFVVQAKSKSGSLITANYAVQEGREVFALPGNVFSPYCAGTNELIQQGAKLVKSSEDIIEELIY